A genomic stretch from Erwinia sp. E_sp_B01_1 includes:
- a CDS encoding MFS transporter — MSEQPLTATTTCPRAGRTRFLILGLVFINIIINYMDRTNLSVAATEMAGELRFTPLEMGLIFSAFGWIYAALQIPGGFLIDRLGARLVYGVGLFAWSLITALHALASSFLGLVGLRLGVGAFEAPVMPSNNRAISSWFPVHERATAIGIYSSAQFVGLACMTPLLFHVQDAWGWRGLFLITGVAGMVWAFIWYWLYREPLDHKGVSQAELDYIREGGALLDSREQAQRRFSWQDLALMFNSRKLIGIYLGQFTISATFWFFLTWFPTYLVDYRHMSFIKSGYVASVPYLAAFCGVLLAGFVSDRMIRRGVSGSVARKTPVILGMFMTLFILGANYTDDPTWIIIFMSLAFFGNGLATITWVFVTALAPRHLIGLAGGVFNFTGALSSIVVPIAIGALIDGQNFAPALAFIAILAALGICSYLFVVGRIDDVTPSH; from the coding sequence ATGTCTGAACAGCCTCTGACCGCGACCACAACCTGCCCCCGTGCCGGACGAACCCGATTTTTGATCCTTGGGTTGGTGTTTATCAACATCATCATCAACTATATGGACCGGACTAATCTTTCCGTTGCCGCTACGGAGATGGCGGGTGAACTGCGTTTTACGCCGCTGGAGATGGGGCTGATCTTTTCGGCCTTCGGCTGGATCTATGCTGCGTTGCAAATTCCGGGCGGCTTCCTGATTGACCGGCTTGGCGCACGCCTGGTCTATGGTGTCGGCCTGTTTGCCTGGTCGCTGATCACCGCCCTGCATGCCCTGGCCAGTAGCTTTTTGGGACTGGTAGGATTGAGGCTGGGCGTGGGTGCTTTTGAAGCGCCGGTCATGCCCTCGAACAACCGCGCTATCTCCAGTTGGTTCCCGGTGCATGAACGGGCCACCGCCATCGGCATCTACTCTTCCGCCCAGTTTGTCGGCCTGGCCTGCATGACGCCCTTGCTGTTCCATGTGCAGGATGCCTGGGGCTGGCGGGGATTGTTTCTGATCACCGGTGTGGCGGGCATGGTCTGGGCATTTATCTGGTACTGGCTCTACCGCGAGCCGCTGGATCATAAAGGCGTTTCTCAGGCAGAGCTGGACTACATCCGTGAAGGTGGAGCCTTGCTTGATAGCCGTGAGCAAGCGCAAAGACGATTCAGCTGGCAGGATCTGGCTCTGATGTTTAACAGCCGCAAGCTGATTGGGATCTATTTAGGGCAGTTCACCATCTCGGCCACCTTCTGGTTTTTCCTCACCTGGTTCCCTACCTATCTGGTCGACTATCGCCATATGAGCTTTATCAAGAGCGGCTACGTCGCCTCTGTTCCCTATCTGGCTGCTTTTTGTGGCGTGCTACTGGCAGGGTTTGTTTCTGACCGGATGATACGACGGGGAGTTTCGGGCAGCGTGGCGCGTAAAACCCCGGTGATCCTGGGCATGTTTATGACGCTGTTTATTCTGGGCGCGAACTACACCGACGATCCCACCTGGATCATTATTTTTATGTCACTGGCATTTTTCGGTAACGGGCTGGCAACCATCACCTGGGTCTTTGTCACCGCGCTGGCACCGCGGCATCTGATAGGGCTGGCCGGGGGCGTCTTCAATTTCACCGGCGCGCTCTCCTCTATCGTGGTTCCCATCGCGATTGGTGCGTTAATTGACGGGCAGAACTTCGCGCCGGCGCTGGCCTTTATTGCCATCCTGGCGGCGCTGGGTATCTGTAGCTATCTGTTTGTGGTGGGACGGATTGATGATGTCACCCCTTCACATTGA
- a CDS encoding IclR family transcriptional regulator — protein sequence MSSQPNQSLIDGIRCLQYLVSSSEAIGGRELARQMGMNSTKVNRLLMTMASVGLTMQDEQRRYLPGPGIHALAAQAIRGSTLFSQALPLLERHAPKDLVVAMGVLWEDQVIYLYHFEPGAQVTQALAGFRMIPAWQSVIGIALLAAEEDSQLQPRFSVEQWQQMVPLLAKQRTEGQLVWQHEDGEVSIAEPLSHNRAALAFAKIYQGSEQEIAQRRAQLAELAAELINVKG from the coding sequence ATGTCATCTCAACCTAATCAAAGCCTGATCGACGGGATCCGCTGTCTGCAATATCTCGTCTCCAGCAGCGAAGCGATCGGGGGCCGGGAACTGGCGCGTCAGATGGGCATGAACAGCACCAAAGTGAACCGCCTGTTGATGACCATGGCCTCGGTCGGTTTGACGATGCAGGATGAACAGCGGCGCTATCTTCCCGGGCCGGGTATTCACGCTCTGGCGGCTCAGGCTATCCGGGGATCGACGCTGTTTTCTCAGGCACTGCCACTGCTTGAACGCCATGCGCCGAAAGATCTGGTCGTGGCGATGGGGGTGCTCTGGGAGGATCAGGTCATCTATCTCTATCACTTCGAACCTGGCGCCCAGGTGACCCAGGCGCTGGCCGGTTTTCGTATGATCCCGGCCTGGCAATCGGTGATTGGCATTGCGCTGTTGGCCGCTGAAGAGGACAGCCAGTTGCAACCCCGTTTCAGCGTTGAACAGTGGCAGCAGATGGTGCCGTTGCTGGCTAAGCAGCGTACAGAGGGGCAACTGGTCTGGCAGCATGAAGATGGTGAAGTCTCGATTGCCGAACCCTTGAGCCACAACCGCGCCGCGTTGGCTTTTGCCAAAATCTACCAGGGCAGCGAGCAGGAGATTGCTCAGCGCCGTGCTCAACTGGCGGAACTGGCCGCTGAGTTGATCAATGTGAAGGGGTGA
- the argO gene encoding arginine exporter ArgO, with protein MLSIFLQGMALGAALILPLGPQNALVLNQGVRRQYHLMTAGLCTLSDIVLICGGVFGGSALLTRSPVLLSLVTWGGVAFLLWYGWGAFRTALSGNIDMASAAAMKQSRWRIFATMMAVTWLNPHVYIDTFVVLGSLGGQLPAEARSWFALGSASASLLWFFGLASLAAWLSPLLNTTKAQRIINGLVGLMMWGIALKLALQGMGWAN; from the coding sequence GTGCTATCAATTTTCCTGCAGGGTATGGCTTTGGGAGCCGCATTAATTTTGCCGCTTGGCCCACAAAACGCTCTGGTGCTGAATCAGGGGGTGCGTCGCCAGTATCATCTGATGACGGCTGGCCTGTGTACCCTGAGCGATATTGTGTTGATTTGCGGTGGCGTGTTTGGTGGCAGTGCATTGCTGACCCGCTCGCCTGTGCTGCTGAGCCTGGTCACCTGGGGCGGCGTCGCCTTTCTGTTATGGTATGGCTGGGGAGCCTTCCGCACGGCGCTAAGCGGCAATATCGATATGGCTTCAGCCGCCGCCATGAAGCAGAGCCGCTGGCGTATTTTTGCCACTATGATGGCTGTGACCTGGCTCAATCCTCATGTTTATATCGACACCTTTGTGGTGCTGGGCAGTCTGGGGGGGCAGTTGCCCGCAGAGGCCCGTAGCTGGTTTGCGCTGGGCTCGGCCAGTGCTTCATTGCTCTGGTTCTTCGGGCTGGCCTCCCTGGCGGCCTGGCTCTCACCGTTACTCAATACCACCAAAGCGCAGCGGATTATTAATGGGCTGGTTGGCCTGATGATGTGGGGCATAGCCCTGAAACTGGCATTGCAGGGCATGGGCTGGGCTAACTGA
- the mscS gene encoding small-conductance mechanosensitive channel MscS, whose translation MEDLNVVDGINNAGGWLVRNQALLLSYAVNIVAAIAIIIVGMIVARIISNALNKVMRARHIDATVADFLSALVRYGVIAFTLIAALGRVGVQTASVIAVLGAAGLAIGLALQGSLANLAAGVLLVTFRPFRTGEFIDIGVMGTVQNVQIFSTTLKTADGKIVVVPNGKIISGNIVNFSREPVRRNEFIIGVAYDADVDQVIQLLQEVVEADDRVLKDMGIQIGLNELAASSLNFVVRCWSNAGDLQNVYWDLMKNFKRTLDAHQIGIPYPQMDVHLHQVKAQGEQEEQQKQVAAPTAAPSIIKPE comes from the coding sequence ATGGAAGATCTGAACGTAGTCGATGGCATCAACAATGCCGGTGGCTGGCTGGTGCGCAACCAGGCGCTGCTTTTAAGCTATGCCGTTAATATTGTTGCTGCTATTGCAATCATCATCGTTGGGATGATCGTGGCCCGCATCATCTCTAATGCTTTGAACAAAGTTATGCGGGCTCGTCATATTGATGCCACCGTGGCGGACTTCCTCTCTGCGCTGGTACGCTATGGCGTGATCGCCTTTACGCTGATTGCTGCCCTGGGGCGGGTAGGTGTGCAGACCGCCTCGGTGATTGCGGTGCTGGGTGCGGCAGGTCTGGCCATTGGTCTGGCGCTGCAGGGCTCACTGGCTAACCTGGCGGCTGGCGTCCTGCTGGTAACTTTCCGCCCATTCCGCACTGGCGAATTCATTGATATCGGCGTAATGGGAACCGTGCAGAATGTGCAGATCTTCTCTACCACGCTGAAAACCGCCGACGGTAAGATCGTGGTGGTGCCTAACGGTAAAATCATCTCAGGCAATATCGTCAACTTCTCCCGTGAGCCGGTGCGTCGCAACGAGTTCATCATTGGTGTGGCTTACGATGCCGATGTTGACCAGGTGATCCAACTGCTGCAGGAAGTGGTGGAAGCTGATGACCGTGTATTGAAAGATATGGGTATTCAGATTGGCCTTAACGAGCTGGCTGCTTCTTCACTCAACTTTGTGGTGCGCTGCTGGAGCAACGCGGGCGACCTGCAAAACGTCTACTGGGATTTGATGAAGAACTTCAAACGTACGCTGGATGCCCATCAGATCGGCATCCCTTACCCGCAGATGGATGTGCATCTGCATCAGGTTAAAGCGCAGGGCGAGCAGGAAGAGCAGCAGAAACAGGTTGCGGCCCCGACAGCGGCACCTTCCATTATTAAGCCAGAATAA